TATAGGTGCCACAATGAACATGGATGGTGCAGCCCTGTATGAAGCAGTGGCTGCTTTATTCATAGCCCAGGTCAATGACATGGACTTCAACTTTGGACAAATCATTTTTCTCAGGTACTTTGAAGGGAATTTGTTTtcttgcagtgccttgcaaaagcattcacaccTTTTAAACCTTCCCGCATTTTGTCATGACACAACCACAaatatcttttaatttattgggatttaatgtcgTGGACTAACACAAAATTCTGTACTGTATAATATTGAAGTCCAAAGAAATAcacatgcatggttttcaaacttttacaTTGATTTTTACATCAACTCTTTGTGCTTCAGAGACACCTTCAGCTAAAGAGATATAGAGTATATTCAGTGTCTGCTCCAGAGATATCTCCAGCTTCAGATCCCTCACCAGCTTCAGAGTCTTTAGCAGCTTCAGCTTTACATCCCTTGGCTTCATCTTCAGAATTGCCATGATTCATTAATGTTGTAAAATTCGACAGCTTCAGAACCTTCAGAATCTACAGAACCTTCAGCTTTGTCTCCAATGCCTTCATCTTCATCGTGCTCTTCTATGTTGCTATCAAGATCATTATCATCCTCTCCAGGGACAGTTGCCATGATCTAAAGAAGTTTGCAAGGCCATTACAGTCGACCCACCTCTCCCAGTGTCTGTTGACCAGTTTACTAAGGGGTTTGAGGTCAGAGGTCAATATTGACTGACCACTACTATTTCATGTATTTCCTGAAATGCTAAGTGAGATAGTTCAGTTTCAGGGATTCTTTGCCATGATACATAGCCAGAACCTCCAGGATGCCCTCTAGAGACTACCTGTTGGTTCCAGCATCCTTTGAGTCATCTCAGAGACTCCTCATTGGATCTGGTAGCCTCTGGGTCACCCACCTGGGAATTGGATCTTCCAACCTCTGGTTAGCTCACCTGAGACTCCACGTCTGATTATTGACCTCCGGGTTGCCTACCAAAAACTTCTTGATTTATTCAGTTACCTCTGGGTTGCCCACTTGTGCCTCTTCCTTGCTTCAGGCAACCTTTTGCAGACCCTCCTGAACTCTGTACCTAATCAGGATAACCTGAAGTTTGACAGATTAATTCAAGATGCAACTTCAGTAAGACTGGATAGAGAGAATCTTTGAAGCTCAGTTTTTACGTCACGTTGCAGGTTCTGAAttgattgggccattctaacaaatcaACATGCATTGAtataaaccattccattttaactctggctgcatgtttagggttgttgaaGGGTCTGTCTCTCTCTCAGGAATTTTGAGACTGCTCCTTAATTTAGCTCAATTCTTCCTCCTACCAACTCTtagcagcttccctgtccctgcttaaTTGTGGCATGACAAATTCCCCCTCAGGGTTCAAAGTTTTATCGAGCTTTATTGCATGGCAACTTTTTAAGTAGATTAGATAACGAATACTTTTCGAATGCACTGTATATCTATGATGCTATACAGAATATTcatttaagtttaaaaaatgtctgtTATGAAAATGAACGTACATTTTGTGAAGAAAATGTTACGTTGCCTTTTTGAGTTTATCGTTTTAGCTTTTCTTAATTAAATTGATTTTGACATATtgaatacatttattacacTGCAAAAACAACTTTCATTTATCCTTTCTCAGTTTGATTGTCACAGCAGCAAGCACTGGTGCCGCTGGTATCCCACAGGCTGGAATGGTATCTATGCTAATTGTGTTGAGCTCAACAGGACTGCCCACTGAAGACATATCACTGCTCCTCATGGTTGATTGGATTGTGTAAGTACACtggtttgtgttattttaatatGTTGGTTTGAAAATAGAACTTGAAATGGTAACTTTCacaattattaaaacatttcaaataacaATATATGCatcttatcaaaacatttgaCTAAACACTTGAAAATTTGAGGCTATGGACTGCACGGAGAATAGTTTCTAACCTCAGATCTTACTGTTTTTGTGTTGATAGGGATCGTATAAGGACTGCCACCAATGTCCTTGGTGACTGCATTGGTGTCGCTGTAGTGCAGCATTTGTCCAGACATGAACTACACACATCAAGTCCTGCAGGAACTAACCAGGTGTTGGAAGAAGATTCACCCTCCATGAACATCAGTATCAAAATAGGATAAATGCATGTGATTATTtacatgaaagaaaataaaccttCCTGCTTAGGGTAAAATAATGAGATAAGGAAATCATTGAAAGGAAattgttttgacagaaattGGTAAATTCCTTTGATAGAGAGACCTTTTAGTTTCTTTCAGCTTCTGGTGGTTTATGAAAGAGAAACTCCAGAGGGAAACACAGAGATATCTCTTAACATTAGAAACAAAAGATTCTTCTGGGGGATCTAAAGGGTTTCTCAGGtcaatttgaaaaacatttgccaGCAACTTTTGCGCATGTCCTGTGGTCTCCACCCACCCTCACACATCTTCTTTATCTTGGGCATCcagctccagtcctcaagggctgtTGTCCTGCCAGTTTTAGATGtctctgctccaacacagctgattTATATGGTTGAACTGCCTCCTCAGCTTGTCATAAAGTTTGCAGAGGCCTGCTAATGaacaattatttgattcaggtgtgttgaaccagTGAAATAACTAATGCATGCAGGATACCGACCCTGGGGACGGACTTTGGACACCATCCTACAAaggttttgttttccacctaaCTGGTTCAAGGGTTAAACTGGTATTAGTGTATTAGTACGTAGTTATAGTCTGTCTGTTAGGACAAAGACAATGAcaacagctttaaaataaattgttgtgtAAGCACTGGAAAGCTCACTGGGTGTTACCTTACTGCTGCTTGTTTTAATATCCCTCGTCACAATGTAAATGCAGGGCTACCTATCATGTTAAGCCACTTTATGAATACTATTACTGTCTTCATTTATAAACACCGTTGATTTTAAATATAGTGAGTGTTTTTTGATTTATACTCTCAGGTTGCAGTCCGCTGGTAAATACTGCCCAAATATCAGTAATGCTGGTCAGAAATGTAAGCAATCATTTGATTGTACTTTCTTGTGAAATACGTTGCAGCCGTCTTCAAAATGTTCAGTGTGAGACACAATGATTTAAACTCAACATAAACTTTGTCCATTGTTTGTGATAAACCATGTTCATACTCCAATCTGTATCTtctgcacattttgtcatttctaCATCCTCTAACACCAGCAGGAGGCCATTAACATAAAAACTGAACAACAGTGATCCCAATAGCAATCCTTGGGGCACTTCTCTAGTACAGGCAGCAGATAGGAGCATCATACAACTATTCCAAACATGCTGACTTCAATTTAACATATAAGATTTTATCCATCACAATGTACTATTTTGTAGGGTATAGctcaaaagtgttttaaaactaaGTCAATCACAGTAAGCCATGTGTAAGTGTAGTAACACACCTTCTTTGTTTAgagtaatgtttatttttttctataaaatgacaacatttaattttattaggGATGCAGTAAATTTACTCTTTTTACAATGTCTTACAACCCTTACAATGTTTAGAAATTACTTTCTCTTTGATTTTTCAAAGAGGAAGTCAAAAACAATCATAACTGTGTTTGATACCCcgatttttttctttagtaaATCCTGGttttaaaagcaacatttattaaatgtcaTATATCGGTATATGTCCAAGGTAGAATCAGCTTCATATTGGCATTGAAGGCCctaaattttaattaaataaataaaaaaagaactgaaCTTGTTTCAAAttctttccttgttttttaCCACCTAGGccagtcaataaaaaaaacatgatccaaaatattattttattctaattcTTCCTTTGTAAAAATCAACATCTGTTTGTTATTTTACTGTCATGATGCGTAGAAAACAATAGTCCTAAGGGCTTACAGGTAGAAAGCCCTCTTACACTGCATGCTACAGTGGTTTGTTGtgaagtttattcagttcaaatCTTCGATGTTCAAAGTTCATGAATAGTTTATGTCTCCAAGGTTTTGTTGAGCGGACCACACTTTAATTTGTTTAGATGACGTGACACTGGCACATTGTGGACAGTTTTCACTACGGCAGGagagaataaaaatgcaatCTTGTTAATGATGAACGTAGCACCATCTAGTGGGAGATTTTCATTATAGCAACAGAATCTAAAAATGTAATGTCGGTAACAGCGTATGTACACTCTATTGGCCTCATTGCACAGccgaaaactaaaaaaaatgaTTCGGATTAGGTCAGTGTGTCCACCATATTGTATATAAGAAATTTGTTCAGGAAACCAAGATTAGTATTTAGTTTtggtaataataaataacagttATGTATTTCAGCCCTTTGTTTCATCAAAAATATTGAAGCTGTAAAtcggatagatagatagatagatagatagatagatagatagatagatagatagatagatagatagatagatagatagatagatagatagatagatagatagatagatagatagatgtttAGCACCCCCTAGTGGACGATTCCCATTATGACAAAGGATATAAAAAGGCTGTCAGCTGAGCTTCATTCGACACGAGTTCCTGTTTTCGTGGTCCACTGTGATTGGTCCAGACACACCATCCTGTTATCCAATCGCAGGCAGCCATCTGTTCGCCGTAGCCACTCTAAAATATTCCCTTTGCTTCCTTCTTCCACAAACTACTTGCTGTTTAGTCCGGAGGTGCTTCTCTGAGTAGCGGGACGTGCAGCTAAAAGgagaaaaatgcagtttttaggTTTAGTTGTAGTAATATCTGCAGTCTTCTGCGTGTATGCTAATGTTTATTTTCGGGAGGAGTTTCTGGACGGTGGTAAGCGTAATATTTCACATGTTCTTTTAAATTTACGACACAGTTGTGACATCTATCATTCGATGTTACTGGCTATATAACTGTTTTAGAGATGTGTTTTTGTGATCAATACTCATTTGTGTCCACTATATTGCTTTTTAGTTCGCAAATGGAGCTTGCAAACTTGAGTTATTTTTGTCGCCCACATGTTCCCGAAACGAACTACTTATAATCACCGTGTAGTTGGTTGTTAGAGTAAAGAATCAGGGCTTGAATTTGATGTATTTGTAGAAAGTCCTAACCTTCAGCTGTGTGACTGGTTCTTCTTCGGTCAGATGAATGGAGAAGTCGTTGGGTCAACTCCAAGCACAAGTCTGATTATGGAGAGTGGAAACTGACTGCTGGAAACTTCTATGGAGATGCAGAgaaagacaaaggtaaaatgtgGCATTATTTAGCCCTAAGGATTTGTTCATTGTTTGACACTGCTAAATATTATCGCTCATGTTTATGACATGTTTCAGGGTTTATCATTAGACACTTcctcattttagttttttttttttttttttaaacaaagtgaAAGAGAAAGTCCTCTTTTCCAACCTGATCCTGCAACTGAATTATTATGTGGGCTTTATACTACCTTAAGATGAAGTTGTGGGAATTTCCAATAAAGTGCTATGTCAAAACAAACGAGCATTAACATAATTTTCAAATGACACCAAGCTCAGGTGTGTTGGGGAAAAAATTATGACAAACATAgggttttaaaacataaacatctgGGATAATTGGTGTATCtcaatttaatgaaatattgttATACATTCTGAATGGTAATTCCTGAAAATGAACGTACAataacaaaaagcagtttttacagAGTCCGTGCAGCATTCGCCTTAATCAGCAATTAAGTAATTGAAGCACTTTTTAATTGTGAGTAATCTGTTCATTTTGCTTtagcctttttcctttttgcccctcTTTTTCTCTTCAGGTCTACAGACGAGCCAAGATGCTCGTTTCTACGCCGTCTCTGCCCGTTTTGACCCCTTCAGCAACGAGGGGAAGCCTTTGGTCATTCAGCTCACGGTCAAGCATGAGCAGAAGATCGACTGTGGTGGTGGCTATGTGAAGGTCTTCCCCTCTGACTTGGATCAGACCGACATGCATGGGGATTCCTCATATTACATCATGTTTGGTAAGAATacttataaataattaaatttactataaaaaaatatgtatattggttaaaaaagggggggggggggaatagATTATGGTTTTAAAATGGAGTAATAAGTGGTATTGTTAACCATGTTCATTTCATCTAGGCCCTGACATCTGTGGCTACAGCACCAAGAAAGTTCATGTCATCTTTAATTACAAGGGCAAGAATCACCTGATCAAAAAAGAGATTAAGTGCAAGGTAACAGTAGTTTTTGaagatttacattttacagtgcAATCATGTGTTGCACTAGAAGCTGAATCCAATCATTTCCTCTGTTTCCTAACAGGACGATGAGCTGACCCACCTGTACACGCTGATCCTGAACCCAGACCAGACCTATGAGGTGAAGATCGACAACGAAAAGGTGGAGTCTggcagtctggaggaagactgggactTCCTGCCTCCTAAGAAAATTAAGGATCCTGAAGCCAAGAAACCAGAGGACTGGGATGACCGCCCTAAGATCGATGACGCTGATGACACAAAACCCGAGGTGAATAAGCCTAATGCCATAGCTCCTCtgctattttgttttatgtgcagaattttgcattgttgagacttttttaaatgttttttatttttattttgtaggacTGGGACAAACCTGAAAACATTCCTGATCCTGATGCTAAGAAGCCTGAAGACTGGGATGAAGATATGGATGGAGAGTGGGAGCCACCTATGATCCCCAACCCAGAGTACAAAGTAGGCCATGTTTACACATAGATGATCAAATAGAGATGTACCAATCAATGAGCCAGAAGTCGAACTGGGTCCATTTTCCTTGATCTGCTCTGATTGGCTGTCATGAGGTCAAAAACTGAACAAttaaggttttttgttttttttcatagaaCTCCCACATTTTGGGGTCTATGAATGAATATaagctttaaaacataaattgtaATTCCTTTTCTAatggataaaaacaaatatgaaaatgtgtACCAGCAGGTCAGGCTTTAAGAAACCAAAGATCCATATTAGACAGGAAAAGCCTGATGGCTGCATCGCTGTAATCGGATATTGAGCCGATATCCTGAATGAGCTCCTTATTGACACTTTATTCTGTATCACAGGGAGAGTGGAAACCCAAACAGATCGACAACCCCAACTACAAGGGAACCTGGGTGCATCCTGAAATTGACAATCCCGAGCACAGTCCTGATCCGACCATCTACAAGTTTGACAAAATCGGTGTTATTGGCCTTGATCTCTGGCAGGTGAGGAGATAATTATTTTAACCCATTACTGCAGAAACAAAACGCCAGGAACAACGTAACATTTGGGACTTCCTCTTAGGTGAAATCTGGTACAATCTTTGACAACCTTGTGATCACCGACGATGTGAAGGAAGCAGAAGACATCGGAAAGCAGACGTGGGGCGTGACAAAGGTTTGTtggttatattttgtttttaggacttgttcataaataaaaccagaacaTGCGAGGAAGAGTAGCTCCTCCTGCTGAGTCTCCTCACAAATAGTGAAATAGTCTGAAATCCTTCTGAATGAAACAATTCAAATGCTCCCAATAGCTGAAATGTTTGGCTCCTTAATtgattgttaaaaaataacacTAGTGATAAAAATGGTAGTaaatttaagaataaaaaaataaaaatgtagtaGAAATGAGTACAATTATCTATACATGTTATACTAAAATTGTATAATTGTCATATTAAAACGATAACACTAAGGGGGgaaatgataaaaagaaaactgaaaaatatataattggTGCTACAAGTAGTTGATAGTAgtataaaaaaacttttagttgttgaaaaatgtggaaaactagacaatggatggatagaaactatttttaaagaaatgtataatGCAAATAAGAAAATTTAATGGTAGTAATAACAATACAAACTTGTCATGAAAATGAGAAAAcggtaattatttaaaaaagtactTGTGACCTTTTGACCCAATGAGAGGTGTTTGTTGCAATCTTCTCCACAGGAACCAGAGAAGAAAATGAAGCAAGAGCAGGATGACTTGAAAcgaaaagaggaagaggagaacaaagaacaagCCACCGAGgctgatgaagatgaagacgaggaagaggaagaagaggaggaggaggaggaagaagagacaaAGGACGAGACAGAAGATACACTTGAAAACGATGAAGACGACTCAAAGCCCAAAGATGAGCTTTGAGAAGGTGTAGCTAAAAGGTTTATCTAAGTTTTTAAACCCCCTTCCATAGAAACTGTCGCGTCATTCCCAGGGGTGTTGTGGCTGCTGTGCATCTTTTTCCCTGGGATCGGGACATGCCCCAACTTTGGGATTTGAAGTAGAAAACTTTGgaagtgggtgtgtgtgagcggGTGTTAAGGgacttgtttttgttgttgttgtttttttttttctcatgtttccCTTGAACTGCTGAACTGATTCTGTAGTTTTCTGACCAACAAACTCCATTCCTCATTTTGTTAACGACACATTCGGTCGGCACTGACATCTGCtatttttcttgattttcttGATCGAACCATCTCAGTTTCTGACCGGGTTCTCAGTTGGTTACTTTAAGAGAGATTCTAATGTTTTTGAGATGAGACAAATCAGATTGAAACCtaacctaaaaaataatttattcttggTTGTTTCTATGGCACTGACTGTAACCTTTTACTCTTCATTCTTTGAAAGCTgaatgaaatgataaaaagaaaagtcCTGCgagtacatttttatttctcagcgAAGTTGTTTGAATTCAACATGTTTTCATGGAAGTGTGATGGGATGTGCAGATTAATCCTGAAAGTCTGGACAAACAGACGCTGGTGTGTCGGTGCTGCTCACACaagagcaacacacaaacattttaccGGACAGAATGTGATTCATGCCAAAGGTTTTATTAAAAGAATCATACTTTTTCTGTCTCatatttatttgtgttgcaTAAGCTTACAACTTCTTCAAATAGAAATCCAGACATTCACAATAATAAATTCTATGACTTAGATTTAAAGATTCACAAGGACCATGCCTGAGttcatttattgtaaatttgCTAACATTTGTAGCACTGGACTATTCACATAAACCTTATATGGTGCATCATCTTGTAAAGGCATGTCTGAACCCCAGCTGCAGCCCATGAAACTGAATGATAATGCTTGGTAACTGCAGACTTcaatttatttgactttttttttgtgaaaaattgaatCAATGTATTGCATAATTTGAAGTCTGAGGGAAAGGATttgcttttcagatttctttacatataaaaatattcCTGTCCTTCAACCCTAGGCTCAGAAGGgctaaatgaatgaaaaaccagctttgcatatttagaaagttattttattttagtccattctttgcaaaatggctcaGGGTGTCACCCTGGATGGAGAGCAAAAGGGAACAGCaaagtcttaccacagattctctatttggatttaggtctggactttgactggaccattctaactcatgaatatgctttaaaccATTTCGCTGTATCTCTGTTTATGGCCATCCTGTTTGCTCCAGTCTTATTTCaggcagattttcttccagtgtAGCTGCATCCATTTCTCATTCAGCTCTCACCAGATTTGCTCCTCTGCTCAAGAAAAGattccctacagcatgatgctacaaccaccatgtttcaacatagagatggtttattttgtcttagTAGGTTTTGGTATGTGCCACACTCTGAATTTTattgtgtgttccttggttgCCATTATGCTGTATGTCCACAATCCTCTGAGGCATGACTTGATCCAATTTACCCTAATTTCTAAGGAATAATTAAGGTGTTTATGAAAATACCCTAAAGATGATCATTTAAAATAGTGTTTTGGCTGTTTTTGTCCTTTACATATTATTTATACCAGGGTTCCTACCCAATCTTGAAAGTATCAAATGTGATTTATTAAAAGTGTCTGCAAGTATGGGCAAATAAAAATAGCGTACGGATAGCCTGAGTTTCCAGACTTGATATCTTATTCCATTGTCAAACAGGTGAAAATCAAAATTTTTGGAAAAAGGCTTTTGCTATTCGTTTATATATTAATAACAACCtttagtgtgtttttttaaatgtcacaaCATGGGTTTTTGTCTAAATTATtgatcattattttattacaaaaaataaacctatttatggtcatttagattttcttttgccGCTCGAGTCAAACTAAAACTGAACCCAAGgtctttgaaataattttaaaatttgaaataagacaccaaatttccttttttcttgaGTTTTGAAAGATGAAGATATTGTTGATCACAAGGTAAGATTTGAAGGATCTGTATTTAAACCTCAATAATTCAGTCCTGCTTTCATCCAGATCCCAAAAACAGTGAAACGATCCTTTTTCTCACTACTGAATTGGAAGCCAGCTCCAGCACTGTTGTTTTATGattggtggggggggggggtaaaaACGGACAATAAAACCAaattatgtaaatgttttgtactCGTATGACTGTAATGTTGTGGAAAAATCTAGAAAATTAAAtcctggaaaagtatggaattttgaAATGGAAATATTGCAGGAACGCTGTTACAGTCTACAGACTCCAAGCCCCTCACAATTTAACTCAGCCTTTCATCAGAATTTCTATTTCAGAAATATTTACCTTTACAGCCTTACCTTTCATATTTTacctttaattttaaataattttagctccaaatatttacaatctgatatatttgtttttgtacagttttgacAATCTTGTTTTCATGATAGGGACTGAAACATTATAGTCAGGgatgaaaatagttttaaattcttgccggtacttaggggcggagctagagggcgggc
This genomic interval from Girardinichthys multiradiatus isolate DD_20200921_A chromosome 6, DD_fGirMul_XY1, whole genome shotgun sequence contains the following:
- the calr3b gene encoding calreticulin 3b yields the protein MQFLGLVVVISAVFCVYANVYFREEFLDGDEWRSRWVNSKHKSDYGEWKLTAGNFYGDAEKDKGLQTSQDARFYAVSARFDPFSNEGKPLVIQLTVKHEQKIDCGGGYVKVFPSDLDQTDMHGDSSYYIMFGPDICGYSTKKVHVIFNYKGKNHLIKKEIKCKDDELTHLYTLILNPDQTYEVKIDNEKVESGSLEEDWDFLPPKKIKDPEAKKPEDWDDRPKIDDADDTKPEDWDKPENIPDPDAKKPEDWDEDMDGEWEPPMIPNPEYKGEWKPKQIDNPNYKGTWVHPEIDNPEHSPDPTIYKFDKIGVIGLDLWQVKSGTIFDNLVITDDVKEAEDIGKQTWGVTKEPEKKMKQEQDDLKRKEEEENKEQATEADEDEDEEEEEEEEEEEEETKDETEDTLENDEDDSKPKDEL